A region from the Clavibacter sp. A6099 genome encodes:
- a CDS encoding glycosyltransferase family 4 protein has product MRLVFDCRYTRIGRHDGISRYGAELVARLGARFDVTMLISDHRQLALLPDLPWQLVSSPTGPREPWVARRVSRMRPDVVYSPMQTMGSRGRTYPLVLTLHDLIYYRHRRPPRDLPAPVRALWRAFHLAWWPQRLLLDRADAIVTVSETTRGLIRAHRLTTRPVVVVPNAAELAPAPDGRPDGPRDAPAERTLVYMGSHMPYKNVETLVRAADDLPDHELHLMSRVGQAERERLEAIADGARLVFRDGATDAEYASTLRRATALLTASRDEGFGIPVIEAMSVGLPVVVSDIPIFREIGGDAAVYVDPDDAEGFAAAVRALEDPDEWRRRSAACIARAAEYDWDRSAEALGDLLEQVARTGRRGA; this is encoded by the coding sequence ATGAGGCTCGTGTTCGACTGCAGGTACACGCGCATCGGCCGGCACGACGGGATCAGCCGCTACGGCGCCGAGCTCGTCGCGCGGCTGGGCGCGCGCTTCGACGTGACCATGCTCATCAGCGACCACCGCCAGCTCGCGCTCCTGCCCGACCTGCCGTGGCAGCTGGTCAGCTCGCCGACCGGGCCGCGCGAGCCGTGGGTCGCGCGGCGCGTGTCGCGGATGCGGCCCGACGTCGTCTACAGCCCCATGCAGACGATGGGGTCGCGCGGCCGCACGTACCCGCTCGTGCTCACGCTGCACGACCTCATCTACTACCGGCACCGGCGTCCGCCGCGTGACCTGCCCGCGCCCGTGCGCGCGCTCTGGCGGGCCTTCCACCTCGCGTGGTGGCCGCAGCGGCTGCTGCTCGACCGGGCCGACGCGATCGTGACCGTGAGCGAGACGACGCGCGGCCTCATCCGCGCGCACCGGCTGACCACGCGGCCCGTGGTCGTCGTGCCGAACGCGGCCGAGCTCGCGCCCGCCCCCGACGGCCGCCCGGACGGGCCGCGCGACGCACCCGCCGAGCGCACGCTCGTCTACATGGGCTCGCACATGCCCTACAAGAACGTCGAGACGCTCGTGCGCGCGGCCGACGACCTGCCCGACCACGAGCTGCACCTCATGAGCCGCGTCGGCCAGGCGGAGCGCGAGCGGCTCGAGGCGATCGCCGACGGGGCGCGGCTCGTCTTCCGCGACGGCGCGACCGACGCCGAGTACGCGTCCACGCTCCGGCGGGCGACGGCCCTCCTCACCGCGTCGCGGGACGAGGGGTTCGGCATCCCCGTCATCGAGGCGATGAGCGTCGGCCTGCCCGTGGTCGTCAGCGACATCCCGATCTTCCGCGAGATCGGCGGCGACGCGGCCGTGTACGTGGACCCGGACGACGCCGAGGGGTTCGCGGCCGCCGTGCGCGCGCTGGAGGACCCGGACGAGTGGCGACGGCGTTCCGCGGCGTGCATCGCCCGCGCCGCCGAGTACGACTGGGACCGGTCGGCCGAGGCGCTCGGCGACCTCCTCGAGCAGGTCGCGCGGACGGGGCGTCGCGGGGCCTGA
- a CDS encoding 3'-5' exonuclease: MTSRWHDTLASFDLETTGVDVETARIVTACIVVLDAQGEVLERHDWLADPGVEIPAGAAAIHGVTTERARAEGRDAAVVVLEIVTTIREMFARGLALVVYNAPYDLTLLNREAVRHGVEPLRDTGPVIDPLVIDKAVDTYRRGKRTLSVAAEHYGVRLDDAHDAGADAIAAGRVAQAIAGRYADQLDIPVLDLHDRQVDWSRVQAESFQDYMRRTRDPAFTTSGAWPERHVGA, translated from the coding sequence ATGACCTCCCGCTGGCACGACACCCTGGCCTCGTTCGACCTCGAGACGACGGGGGTGGACGTCGAGACCGCGCGCATCGTCACGGCGTGCATCGTCGTCCTCGACGCGCAGGGCGAGGTCCTCGAACGACACGACTGGCTCGCGGATCCCGGCGTCGAGATCCCCGCGGGCGCGGCCGCCATCCACGGCGTCACGACGGAGCGCGCCAGGGCCGAGGGACGCGACGCCGCGGTGGTCGTCCTCGAGATCGTCACCACCATCCGCGAGATGTTCGCCCGCGGCCTCGCGCTCGTGGTCTACAACGCGCCCTACGACCTCACGCTGCTCAACCGCGAGGCCGTGCGTCACGGCGTGGAGCCGCTGCGCGACACCGGCCCCGTGATCGACCCGCTCGTCATCGACAAGGCCGTGGACACCTACCGCCGCGGCAAGCGCACGCTGTCCGTCGCGGCCGAGCACTACGGCGTCCGACTCGACGACGCACACGACGCCGGCGCCGACGCCATCGCCGCCGGTCGAGTCGCCCAGGCCATCGCCGGCCGCTACGCCGACCAGCTCGACATCCCCGTGCTGGACCTGCACGACCGCCAGGTCGACTGGTCGCGCGTGCAGGCGGAGAGCTTCCAGGACTACATGCGGCGCACGCGCGATCCGGCGTTCACCACATCCGGAGCCTGGCCGGAGCGACACGTCGGAGCCTGA
- the treS gene encoding maltose alpha-D-glucosyltransferase, which produces MRRTVSFTAPITLPGLTLDKQWYKRSVFYEVMIRSFVDSNGDGTGDIQGLISKLDYLQWLGIDGLWIPPFFQSPLRDGGYDISDYMSVLPEFGTLDDFKELVTKSHERNMRIVIDLVMNHTSDQHEWFQQSRSDPDGPYGDFYVWSDTDEKYEDIRVIFVDTEESNWTFDPVRRQFFFHRFFSHQPDLNFDNPKVHEAIYGVIRHWLDMGVDGLRLDAIPYLYETEEGNGEGEPATHEFLKRLRAMVDEEYPGRILIAEANQWPREVSAFLGTEEEPECHMAFDFPIMPRIFYSLRSQTADELKRIMSETFEIPEAAAWGVFLRNHDELTLEMVSEEYRQAMYGWYAYDPRMRVNIGIRRRLAPLLDNSRAELELVHALLFSLPGSPFLYYGDEIGMGDNIWLPDRDASRTPMQWTPDRNAGFSTADPGKLYLPVVQSLVYNYAQINVESQLAQSRSLLHWVRNVIHVRKAHPVFGQGTIRVLPTDHESVLAFVRSYEGSGTHFGDRAEDVLCVFSFAHNPVSVTIDASDFAGSQLYDLFGGGVFPTVGDDGRLTLTLATQSFYWLHMGAPAIGGRP; this is translated from the coding sequence ATGAGGAGAACCGTGAGCTTCACCGCCCCCATCACCCTGCCCGGACTCACCCTCGACAAGCAGTGGTACAAGCGCTCGGTCTTCTACGAGGTGATGATCCGCTCGTTCGTCGACTCGAACGGCGACGGCACCGGCGACATCCAGGGCCTCATCTCCAAGCTCGACTACCTGCAGTGGCTCGGCATCGACGGCCTGTGGATCCCCCCGTTCTTCCAGTCCCCGCTCCGCGACGGCGGCTACGACATCAGCGACTACATGTCGGTGCTGCCCGAGTTCGGCACGCTCGACGACTTCAAGGAGCTCGTCACCAAGTCGCACGAGCGCAACATGCGCATCGTCATCGACCTCGTGATGAACCACACCTCCGACCAGCACGAGTGGTTCCAGCAGTCCCGGTCGGACCCCGACGGCCCCTACGGCGACTTCTACGTCTGGAGCGACACGGACGAGAAGTACGAGGACATCCGCGTCATCTTCGTGGACACCGAGGAGTCCAACTGGACCTTCGACCCGGTGCGCCGCCAGTTCTTCTTCCACCGCTTCTTCTCGCACCAGCCCGACCTCAACTTCGACAACCCGAAGGTGCACGAGGCCATCTACGGCGTCATCCGCCACTGGCTCGACATGGGCGTCGACGGCCTCCGCCTCGACGCGATCCCCTACCTCTACGAGACCGAGGAGGGCAACGGCGAGGGCGAGCCGGCCACGCACGAGTTCCTCAAGCGGCTGCGCGCCATGGTCGACGAGGAGTACCCGGGCCGGATCCTCATCGCCGAGGCGAACCAGTGGCCCCGCGAGGTCTCCGCGTTCCTCGGCACCGAGGAGGAGCCCGAGTGCCACATGGCGTTCGACTTCCCGATCATGCCGCGCATCTTCTACTCCCTCCGCTCGCAGACCGCGGACGAGCTGAAGCGGATCATGAGCGAGACGTTCGAGATCCCCGAGGCGGCCGCGTGGGGCGTCTTCCTCCGCAACCACGACGAGCTCACGCTGGAGATGGTGAGCGAGGAGTACCGCCAGGCCATGTACGGCTGGTACGCCTACGACCCGCGCATGCGCGTCAACATCGGCATCCGCCGCCGCCTGGCGCCTCTCCTCGACAACTCGCGCGCCGAGCTCGAGCTCGTGCACGCGTTGCTGTTCTCCCTCCCCGGCAGCCCGTTCCTCTACTACGGCGACGAGATCGGCATGGGCGACAACATCTGGCTGCCGGACCGCGACGCCTCGCGCACGCCCATGCAGTGGACCCCCGACCGCAACGCCGGCTTCTCGACCGCAGACCCGGGCAAGCTCTACCTCCCCGTCGTGCAGTCGCTCGTCTACAACTACGCGCAGATCAACGTCGAGTCGCAGCTGGCGCAGTCGCGGTCGCTGCTGCACTGGGTGCGCAACGTGATCCACGTGCGGAAGGCCCACCCGGTGTTCGGCCAGGGCACCATCCGCGTGCTCCCGACCGACCACGAGAGCGTCCTCGCGTTCGTCCGCTCCTACGAGGGCAGCGGGACGCACTTCGGCGACCGCGCGGAGGACGTGCTCTGCGTCTTCTCGTTCGCGCACAACCCCGTCTCGGTCACGATCGACGCGTCCGACTTCGCGGGATCCCAGCTCTACGACCTCTTCGGCGGCGGCGTCTTCCCGACGGTCGGCGACGACGGCCGGCTCACGCTGACGCTCGCGACGCAGAGCTTCTACTGGCTGCACATGGGTGCGCCCGCCATCGGCGGTCGCCCGTAG
- a CDS encoding type B 50S ribosomal protein L31: MKTDIHPQYAPVVFRDLASGETFLTRSTVGSAKTIEWEDGNTYPVIDVEISSASHPFYTGKQRIMDSAGRVEKFNSRYAGFGTKK; this comes from the coding sequence ATGAAGACCGACATCCACCCCCAGTACGCCCCCGTCGTCTTCCGCGACCTCGCCTCGGGCGAGACGTTCCTCACGCGCTCCACCGTGGGCAGCGCGAAGACCATCGAGTGGGAGGACGGCAACACGTACCCCGTCATCGACGTCGAGATCTCGAGCGCCTCGCACCCGTTCTACACGGGCAAGCAGCGCATCATGGACTCCGCCGGCCGCGTCGAGAAGTTCAACTCGCGCTACGCGGGCTTCGGCACGAAGAAGTAG
- a CDS encoding ABC transporter ATP-binding protein translates to MSHVLSLSGVSFVRNGTTILDQVEWTVDGDERWVVLGPNGAGKTSLLQIASAMAHPSSGTATVLDHELGRVDVFELRSRIGFASTAMARRIPADETVLDVVLTAAYSVTGRWNEDYEDIDVRRAQRVLAEWRLGHLEQRRFGTLSDGEQKRVQIARSIMTDPELLLLDEPAASLDLGAREELLQLLGGYASAPEAPGIVMVTHHVEEIPRGFTHGLLLREGAVVAAGPLADVITADNLGRAFGLALEVTHDDGRFTARAVRS, encoded by the coding sequence ATGAGCCACGTCCTCTCCCTGTCCGGAGTGTCCTTCGTCCGGAACGGGACGACCATCCTCGACCAGGTGGAGTGGACGGTGGACGGCGACGAGCGCTGGGTCGTCCTCGGCCCGAACGGCGCCGGGAAGACGAGCCTCCTGCAGATCGCCTCCGCCATGGCCCACCCGTCCTCCGGCACCGCTACGGTCCTCGACCACGAGCTCGGCCGGGTCGACGTGTTCGAGCTGCGCTCGCGCATCGGCTTCGCATCCACCGCGATGGCCCGCCGCATCCCGGCGGACGAGACCGTGCTCGACGTCGTGCTCACCGCCGCCTACTCGGTCACGGGCCGCTGGAACGAGGACTACGAGGACATCGACGTGCGCCGCGCCCAGCGCGTGCTCGCCGAGTGGCGCCTCGGCCACCTCGAGCAGCGGAGGTTCGGCACGCTGAGCGACGGCGAGCAGAAGCGCGTGCAGATCGCGCGCTCGATCATGACCGACCCCGAGCTGCTGCTCCTCGACGAGCCGGCCGCGAGCCTCGACCTCGGCGCTCGCGAGGAGCTGCTGCAGCTCCTCGGAGGCTACGCGTCGGCGCCCGAAGCCCCGGGCATCGTGATGGTCACGCACCACGTCGAGGAGATCCCGCGCGGCTTCACGCACGGCCTGCTGCTGCGCGAGGGAGCGGTCGTCGCGGCCGGTCCGCTCGCGGACGTCATCACCGCGGACAACCTCGGCCGGGCCTTCGGCCTCGCGCTCGAGGTCACCCACGACGACGGCCGCTTCACGGCGCGCGCCGTGCGCTCCTGA
- a CDS encoding alpha/beta fold hydrolase: protein MTVPSPYAAQLDRIPVVRRTVDLLGSRTAWWEYGPADAPQTLVVVHGFRGDHHGLEPVVAQLPGVRILSPDLPGFGDSTPLVDARHDIPGYAAWLRAFVDATGTRDATALGHSFGSIVVAAALADGLPSPRAILVNPIAAPALEGPRGILTRLAVLYYRAAALLPERAGFGLLRNRAIVRVMSEAMAKTRDRSLRRWINDQHDRFFSAFSDRRVVLEAFRASVSSDASTYAPRVAVPVLLVAAERDDITPVAAQHRLQRLFADAQLEVIPRVGHLIHYETPREAAASIRRFLDEGSAS from the coding sequence ATGACCGTCCCCTCGCCCTACGCCGCCCAGCTCGACCGCATCCCCGTGGTCCGACGCACCGTCGACCTCCTCGGGAGCCGCACCGCCTGGTGGGAGTACGGGCCAGCCGACGCCCCGCAGACGCTCGTCGTCGTGCACGGGTTCCGCGGGGACCACCACGGGCTGGAGCCCGTCGTCGCGCAGCTGCCGGGCGTGCGGATCCTCTCGCCCGATCTGCCCGGCTTCGGGGACTCGACGCCGCTCGTCGACGCCCGGCACGACATCCCCGGCTACGCCGCGTGGCTGCGGGCGTTCGTCGACGCGACCGGCACGCGCGACGCCACCGCGCTGGGGCACTCGTTCGGGTCGATCGTCGTCGCGGCCGCGCTGGCTGACGGCCTGCCGAGCCCGCGCGCGATCCTCGTGAACCCGATCGCCGCGCCCGCGCTCGAGGGTCCGCGGGGGATCCTCACCCGACTCGCCGTGCTGTACTACCGCGCCGCAGCCCTGCTGCCGGAGCGCGCGGGATTCGGCCTGCTGCGCAACCGGGCCATCGTGCGCGTGATGAGCGAGGCCATGGCGAAGACGCGCGACCGCTCGCTCCGCCGGTGGATCAACGACCAGCACGACCGCTTCTTCAGCGCGTTCAGCGACCGCCGCGTCGTGCTCGAGGCGTTCCGCGCGTCGGTGTCGTCGGACGCCAGCACCTACGCGCCCCGCGTCGCCGTGCCCGTGCTGCTGGTGGCCGCCGAGCGCGACGACATCACGCCCGTGGCCGCGCAGCACCGGCTGCAGCGCCTGTTCGCGGACGCGCAGCTCGAGGTGATCCCGCGGGTCGGGCACCTCATCCACTACGAGACGCCCCGGGAGGCGGCCGCGTCGATCCGCCGGTTCCTGGACGAGGGGAGCGCGTCATGA